The Cyprinus carpio isolate SPL01 chromosome A5, ASM1834038v1, whole genome shotgun sequence genome has a segment encoding these proteins:
- the f11r.2 gene encoding F11 receptor, tandem duplicate 2, which yields MLTFVFVCLSISLTGLHAAFTVVVASPSVKVKENEGVDLKCAYTADFGATPRIEWKFKDLKGYQFFIYFAGMITAEYAGRITVYDGGLRFNKVTRADSGDYDCEVSGNSGYDEKTIKLTVLVPPSKPVSRIPSSVTTGSNVRLTCFDADGSPPSTYKWYKDNTPLPEDPTMFPNFKNLTYKMNVFSGNLEFPSISKLDTGSYFCEAFNGEGAPQRGDAVHMEVHDEDNSQAPAVSSSLSTETQNVPSKITMNHMLEKQYGVFMLQEVKLKLEIQKLELEITKLKLELQKLGQEP from the exons ATGTTGACCTTCGTCTTTGTGTGCCTCTCTATCTCACTTACAG GCCTGCATGCCGCTTTTACGGTTGTTGTTGCTAGTCCCTCagtaaaagtgaaagaaaatgaGG gagttGATCTGAAATGTGCCTACACCGCTGACTTTGGTGCAACACCCAGAATAGAATGGAAGTTCAAGGATCTCAAGGGCTATCAGTTTTTTATCTACTTTGCTGGAATGATAACTG CTGAATATGCAGGCCGTATCACTGTGTATGATGGAGGACTGAGATTTAACAAGGTGACACGAGCAGACAGTGGAGACTATGACTGTGAGGTTTCTGGCAATTCTGGATATGATGAGAAGACCATCAAGCTTACGGTCCTTG TGCCTCCTTCCAAGCCTGTATCCAGAATTCCTTCATCAGTCACAACAGGAAGTAACGTCCGCCTGACCTGCTTTGATGCAGATGGCTCCCCTCCATCCACCTATAAGTGGTACAAAGACAACACTCCCCTCCCTGAAGATCCAACCATGTTCCCCAATTTTAAGAACCTCACCTACAAGATGAACGTCTTCAGTGGTAACCTG GAGTTCCCGAGCATATCTAAACTGGACACTGGTTCATATTTTTGTGAGGCCTTTAATGGAGAAGGTGCTCCTCAGCGTGGAGATGCAGTGCACATGGAAGTCC ATGATGAGGACAACAGCCAAGCACCAGCTGTGAGCAGCAGCTTGAGCACTGAGACCCAGAATGTCCCAAGCAAGATCACCATGAACCACATGCTGGAAAAACAGTATGGTGTATTCATGTTGCAAGAGGTGAAACTTAAACTAGAGATACAAAAACTAGAATTAGAAATAACCAAGTTAAAGTTAGAGCTACAAAAACTTGGACAAGAACCTTAA